One segment of Monomorium pharaonis isolate MP-MQ-018 chromosome 6, ASM1337386v2, whole genome shotgun sequence DNA contains the following:
- the LOC118646212 gene encoding uncharacterized protein LOC118646212 isoform X1, which translates to MELGVAVGMIARSILALYNQLVADRAKNPYITQWQNTGENIIVLRGYNHKHLKYLESETKFAALGKHAIYHRWCHNRLMLVLSLLGRREDFEDIFDGLPSLRRW; encoded by the exons ATGGAATTAGGAGTAGCGGTGGGTATG ATAGCACGTAGCATACTTGCACTTTATAATCAATTAGTAGCAGATCGAGCAAAGAATCCTTATATTACTCAGTGGCAGAATACAgg ggaaaatataattgttttgcgAGGATATAATCACAAGCATTTGAAATATCTCGAAAGTGAAACGAAATTTGCAGCTCTCGGTAAGCACGCTATTTATCATCGATGGTGTCACAATCGTTTAATGTTGGTATTATCATTACTCGGTCGAAGGGAAGATTTCGAAGATATTTTCGACGGACTTCCATCTTTACGAAGATGGtaa
- the LOC118646212 gene encoding uncharacterized protein LOC118646212 isoform X2, which yields MELGVAIARSILALYNQLVADRAKNPYITQWQNTGENIIVLRGYNHKHLKYLESETKFAALGKHAIYHRWCHNRLMLVLSLLGRREDFEDIFDGLPSLRRW from the exons ATGGAATTAGGAGTAGCG ATAGCACGTAGCATACTTGCACTTTATAATCAATTAGTAGCAGATCGAGCAAAGAATCCTTATATTACTCAGTGGCAGAATACAgg ggaaaatataattgttttgcgAGGATATAATCACAAGCATTTGAAATATCTCGAAAGTGAAACGAAATTTGCAGCTCTCGGTAAGCACGCTATTTATCATCGATGGTGTCACAATCGTTTAATGTTGGTATTATCATTACTCGGTCGAAGGGAAGATTTCGAAGATATTTTCGACGGACTTCCATCTTTACGAAGATGGtaa